GTGCGCGCGTGACGGAAGTCCATGTCGCCGTCGACGGGAGTGGTGCCTGTCGGCAGCAGGCGGTCATCGACCGTCACGAGGCTGTCTGCGCCCAACTCAAGCGTGCAGTCGTCGAGCGAGCCGGCACCAGGGGAGATCCACGGGTGGAAGCCGACGCCGTACGGCAGGGGCGCCGTCCCCGTGTTGAGGGCGGTCGTGGTGACGGTCAGGCCGTCGTCGCTCAGCGCGTAGGTGACGCTCACGCGCAGCGAGAAGGGGTAACCGGGGCTCGCAGGCAAGTTGAGCGCGAGTGTGACAGCGTCGGACGTTGCCTGGACCACCGCCCAGTCGTCCCAGCACGCGAGGCCGTGCAGCGCGGTGTTGCGGGCAGGCTCGCTGATGGCCACCTGGAGGTCGCGGCCGCCAAAGGAGTACTGGCCGTCCGCAAGCCTGTTGGGCCACGGCGCCAGCACCATGCCGTGGAAGGCGGGCGCGACCTCGTCCTCGCGGAAACGCACCACCACATCGCTGCCGCCGACGCTATAGACGCGCAGTGCCGCGCCGACGCTGGCGATGGTGGCGCTCTGGTTGCCGCGGGAGAGGTGGACCTGGGTACCGGAGAGGTGGCTCATGCCCCCAATTTAGCGGTCGAGGGGCGATTCCGTTGTGCCGTCGAGACGCGCCGGCGTGGCGTAGCGTAGAGGTCAGTAAACCGCCCGGTTACCTCGCACGATTCGAAGGATGGCAGCAACCGTGAAGGCCGTGTACATGTTTGGCGCTGGAGACGTC
The Demequina sp. TMPB413 DNA segment above includes these coding regions:
- a CDS encoding aldose 1-epimerase family protein, translated to MSHLSGTQVHLSRGNQSATIASVGAALRVYSVGGSDVVVRFREDEVAPAFHGMVLAPWPNRLADGQYSFGGRDLQVAISEPARNTALHGLACWDDWAVVQATSDAVTLALNLPASPGYPFSLRVSVTYALSDDGLTVTTTALNTGTAPLPYGVGFHPWISPGAGSLDDCTLELGADSLVTVDDRLLPTGTTPVDGDMDFRHARTLADADLDDAFVDPTRDDDGRSWARLVRGDGSTVAIWMDGAAKAWQVCTGNHISPESARRSGVAIEPMSCIADAFRTGDDLVVLEHGERHTLAWGMALIEADASS